The genome window GACAAATTTGATTTGGGCAGGAAGCTCAAGGCGGAAGGATATATGCTTGTTGAGTGCAGCGAAGAAAAAACGGGAAGGAAAGCCGCGTCTTTTTTTTCCGGAATATTGGGAGGAGTTCCTCTTGAAGAAAAAATGATTTTTACGCGCAATCTGGCGGTGATGATTTCGGCCGGTCTGCCTTTGGCGCGCGCGTTGAAAGTGCTTACGAAGCAGGCAAAAAGCAAAAAATTCAAGGATGCACTTTCCGATATCTCGGATATGCTTAGCAAGGGTAAGCCGCTTCATGAAAGCTTGGACAAATACCCGAAAATTTTCTCGCATCTTTACGTGGCCATGGTGAAAGCGGGAGAAAGAAGCGGCAAAATAGACGGCGCCCTTAAATTGGTTGCACAGCAGCTGGAAAATGATTTTATTCTTAAAAGAAAAGTGAGGGGCGCCATGATTTATCCGGCAATTCTTGTCTGCGCCATGGTCGCGATAGGAATTTTGATGCTTATATACGTGGTGCCGACGCTGGTTTCCACTTTTGACGAACTCGGCGTTGACCTTCCTGCAAGCACTCAAGTGATAGTCTGGCTCAGCAACTCTCTTATTTCCAATTCGTTTGTTATTTTAGTTTTTGCCGTGATTTTGTTCCTGGCGGCAGTTTGGCTTTTGAGAATGCCGGCGGTAAAAAAGGGCATAGATTTTTCGTTTTTGTACCTTCCGATAATATCTCCTCTTGTCAGAAAAATAAATTCAGCCAGATTTGCAAGAACGCTGTCTTCTCTTATTTCTTCCGGCGTGGATATTCTTGAAGCGTTTGATATGACTGCCGGAGTTACCCAAAATTTTTATTATAAAAAAATTATAGCGTCGGCAAAACAGGAAATACAAAAAGGTTCTTCAATCTCCGCTCCTTTTAAACAGGCGGATAATGTTTTTCCTCCGCTGATAGGCGAAATGATATCTGTCGGCGAAGAAACGGGAAAACTGTCGGAAATGCTTTTGCAGATTGCCGAATTTTACGAAGGAGAAGTTTCCGAAGCGACAAAGGATTTGGCCACTGTCATAGAACCGGTTCTGATGGTGATTATCGGCGCGGTTGTGGGATTTTTTGCAATTTCAATGATAAAGCCGATGTACTCGATGATGGGAGGAGTTTAAGGATAAAAAATAAAAAGTGGGAAAAATAAAAATTAACAGAGGTTTTTCTCTTGTTGAAGTTATTGTCGGCACGGCTTTAATGCTTGTGATTTTTGTGGGGCTTTTCGAGGCTTATCGCATGGTCTTTAAAATGATAGGCCAAAGCAGGAGCCGGATTACCGCGACTTCGTTGTCCAATAAACAAATAGAGACGGCAAGAAATTTGCCGTATTCTTCCGTGGGTGTGGTCGGCGGTTTTCCAGAAGGGGTTTTGGAAAGCTCAACAACGACAGTGAGTAATAATATATTGTTTACAATAGAAAACAGGGTGGATTTTGTCGTTGACTCTTCCGACGGGGTGGCTTCCCCGGAAGATGATTGTCCTAATGATTACAAAAGAATTGAAACCAAGGTTTCGTGGTCCGATGGTTTTGGCGGGGAAGTTGTTGCCGGGTCGGACATAGCGCCGGAAAATCTTAGCCAGGAATGTTCTTCCGACGGAGGAATTTTATCCGTTTCCGTTTTTGACAGCCATGGACAGATGGTTTTTTCACCTTTAATTGAAATAAAAGATCCGTTAACGGGTGAAGTGGTAAAATCAGCGTCTCCGTCAAGCGGCCAGCATTATTTTTCTTTGGCGACTTCCACTTACAAGATATCGGTTTCTGCGTCGGGTTTCAGCTCTGAAAATACTTATGCCAGCGGCGATATTTATGGCGGCACAACAATAATTACCCCGGAAAAGCCGAATCTGGCTGTTTTGGAAGGCTTGCTTTCCCAATCAAGTTTATCAATAGACAGAACCGGAGTTTTTTCCGTGGATACAAGTTCTCCATGGGGCAGTGATAGTTTTTCCGATTCTTTTGTTGACGAAAGTAAAATCCTTGAAAAATCCGACGTCGCTGTTTCAAGCGGCGATGCAATGCTGGCGATTGGAGCTGACGGATATTTTCTTTCCGGTTATCTTCTTTCCGTCGGGTCTTCGCCTGTAAATATTTCAAACTGGGACGAATTTTCTTTCAGTGACAATGAGCCGGCTGGCGCCGACCTTAAATATCAGATTTATTATTCTTCCTCAACGGATTGGTACTTGGTCCCCGAAGAAGATTTGGCCGGAAATTCCGAAGGATTTGATATTTCTCCCGTCGATTTGTCGGGATTGCCGATTGCCGATTACGCCGGATTGCGGCTGAAAGCGAATTTTTCAACCGAAAGCACCACTACCACTTCGGTTCTTGAAAACTGGAGCCTTTCGTGGATCACTAGCGACCCGACTCCGATTCCCGGAGCGACTTTTTCTTTAAGAGGAGAAAAATCAGTCGGAGACGATGAATTTGGAGATCCTATTTATAAGTATTTGGAATCGTTTGAATCGGATTCCTCGGGGCATAAAGATATTTCGGATTTGGAATGGGATTCTTACACTTTTTCGACAGAGCCGGCCGGCGGTTTGAATTTGGTGGATATAAATCCTTCTCCTCAGCCAATAGGCCTTTCTCCCTTAGAAAATATTTCAGTCGTTCTTTATCTGGATTCTTCCAATTCTTGTCTGATAACCCTGGAAGACGATATTACGCTTGAGCCGATTTTTTCCGGTTCAATAAGAATGTACAACAGCGGTTTGGGATACGATGAAACTCAATATACGGATGAAAGAGGCCAGACTCTTTTTATTCCGCTTGACGCGGGAACTTACAATTTGGAAATTTCAGGGCCAGGGTACGCGTCGGAAAATTCCAGTGTTTCGGTTTCCGGAAACACACTTAAAACAATAGGGCTGGAGCAGGTTGAATAGATGAAAAATTACAGCAAAAAAGGATTTACTCTCATTGAAACTGTCATCGCGATAGCGATTTTCGCTCTTGCCATGACCGCGGTTTCTTCGTTTATCCTTATGCTTTACCGAAGCCAGCACTATAGCTGGGAACAATCTATTGCTGTTGATGAAGCGCGAAAGGGCGTAGAAACAATGATAAAAGAACTTAGAGAGGCTCATGAGGGCGATGACGGGTCTTATGTTATTGAAAAAGCCGATGATAAGGAAATAGTCTTTTACAGCGACATTGACCAGGATGATGAAACAGAAAGAGTCAGATATTTTCTTGGAAACGTTAATTCCGGCAGCCAGGTAAAAACTTGCGTTACTTATACGTCCGGAGGAAGTTGCAGTGTTTCTTTCTCCGATTTTTTTACCGGCACTTTGCTTTCGGTTCAAGTGCAGGTTTCAGTTGAAGGAGATTTTGGCGCGTCAAACGAAGAAGCGGATGTTTATGCCGATTCTGTTTATTTGAATGAAATTTGCGATAGCGGATGCCAAGATTGCCCCGGAGCTTGGCAGGGGACTTCGGTTTACGATGTTTTTTCTTATGCCGGAGATAATTCTATTCAGTTTGTAGCCGACGCGAATTCCCATGTCGGTCCAAACTGCGATTGGCAAGAACCAGACCATTCCATGAAAGCCAGATTTGAATTGACTTGGACGGAAGAAACCATGGGCACTGATTTGAAAAAGGGGGTTATCGAGCCGACTTCGGCGCCCGTTGAATACCCTTTGGCCCAGGAACAGATTAGCGTTTTGAGCTCGTATGTCATAAACGCCCCCCCGATTTTTGAGTACTTTGATAAAAATGGCGATAAAATAATAGATTCGCCGGCGCGGCTTATTGATACGAAAATGATGAAAATCTTTATGGTTATAGACGCGGACACTGAAAACGACCCGCCGGCGTATGAGCTTGAATCAAATGTCCGGCTTAGAAACCTTAAAAATGAATAAAATAAACAGCACAACAAAAAGAACCGATAGCGGCGCTATAACCATTTTGATTATGGCATTTGGGGCTATATTCATAATATTGCTTGGAGGGCTTTTCGGTTTCGTTTCCTTGCAGCTTCGCCAAAGCGTGGAAAGAGCCGCGTGGAGCGAGGCTTTGCATATTGCCGAAGCGGGAATCGATTATTACAATTGGTGTTTAAATAATGAGGTTGAAGGAAGTTGCGCCGTTGAAAAAGATTATTATGACGCAAACGGAAATCCAGTTGGCGGTTTTTCAATTGAAGTAGACGCCACTATTTCTTGCGGAGAAACGACCAGAAGGCAGATAATTTCAACGGGGTGGACTGACGCCTTTCCCGATGTTAAAAGAAAAGTTTCTGTCTTGTATGGAAAAATGTCGGTTGCTAAATACGCTTACATTCTTAACGACAATGTTTGGATTGGGCAGGACCACGAGATAAGAGGTCCTTACCATTCAAATGGCGGCATAAGAATGGACGGCGATAATCAGTCTCTGGTTTCAAGCGGGCAGGAAGAATGGATTTGCACTTCATCTTTTGGCTGCGGTCCCTCAAGTTTCCAGGGTCAAGGATGGGGGCTTGGCCAATGCGGAGACCCTTGCCATCTTGAAGGCAAAAACTGCTTTTGTCCCGGAGTTTTCACCACGGAAAACGGCAGTGAAGACCTGTTTACTTTTCCGGTTCCGGCTTTTGATTTTGACGGGATAACGATTGACCTGGCTGACATGAAAGATGTCGCCGTTTCTTCCGGAGTCTATCTGCCTCCTTCGGCCGATCTGGACGAAGACGGCCTTGGGTATCACATCAAATTTTTAAACAGCGGTAATTTTGAAGTATGGATTATTACGGAACTTTCAAGAACAGAGGCTTACAGCGAGGAAGAAGACTGGCATTATGATTATTTCACCATCTCGGATGAATATCTTTACAATACTTATGCTCCTCCTTCTTCTTGTTCGGTTGTTTTTGTGGAAGACGATCTTTGGGCTGAGGGCACGGTAAAAGGGAAAATCACGGTCGCTTCGGCGAATCTAATTGATACCGATGTTGATACCGACGTTGTTTTGCCCGGGAATATCGGCTATACGACAACAAACGGCGCTGACGGCCTGGCTTTAACAGGAGAAAGGAATGTTCTAATAGGACCGCAGTCGCCCAATAATATGGAACTTCGCGGAATTTTTATCGCGCAAAAAGGCCGTTTTGGAAGAAATCATTACGAAAATAACGATAAGGACTATTTGGAAATAAACGGTTCGATCATCAGCAACGGCCGCGTGGGAACGCAATGGACTTCGGGCAGTCAGGTGATTTCCGGCTACAGAGAAAGAGAAACATATTTTGACGCGAACTTGATTTATGGAGCTCCTCCTTTCGTCCCTACCCTAAGCTCGGAATTTGAGATGGCTAATTGGGAAGAAATTCCCGATAGCGATTAGAGATTTTTATTTTTCCAAGACAGCGGAGCTGACAGCGCGCCATATATAAGAAAATTTTATTTTGTGCGCGAACATTTCTTCCGGTGTCAGCGGGTCAAGCCGATTTTCGATTTTACCGCTTTTTATCCTTTGGAAGATTTTTTCCGGAGTTTTTTCTTCAACGTTTAATATTACATATCCGCGGTTTAACATTCCCTGAAAATGCACATCGGCGGTTGCTATAAGCTGTTTGTTGTATTTTTCGGCGATTTTTTCCGCTTTTTCGTTAAAATTGAAAGTTTCGTTTGAAAAAATGGAAAGTTCTATCGCGTCAAAAATATCTATATTTTTTTCAAGCAATTGGAAAAGGCTTTTGCTGTCCGGCACAAAAGGATGGGGAGCGAAAACGAATATTTGAGGATTTTGTTTTTTGTATTCTCTAAGTTCTTCAAAATTTTTTATGTCTTCCGCGTTTTCGGGGCAGTTGAGAATTACGACGTCTTTTCCTTCTATGTCGGCTTCAATTCCCCGGATAAGGAGAATATTTTTATCCGCGGCGTACTCGGCGTATCTTTCGTATTTTTCATGTTCAAGAACATTTTCGTGAAACGTCAAAGCGATGGCGTCAAAATTCATTTTTTTGGCCGTGTCTATGAGGTCATAAGTTGAATAAGAAAGATTGTCTATTACATCGTCTCCGGTGTGGATGTGAAACCCGGCTTTTACGGAAAAAGCTCCGTTTTCTTGTTTGTTTTCCGGTATTTTTTTTGCCGATTTCAGCTCCTTTTCAGTTGAAGAATTTCCGTAAGCGGAAATGGCCAAAAAAATAACGACAAAAGCGGCGATTGAAATTATTGAAAGCCGCTTGGCTGTCTTTTTAAGAGATTCCATGGATATAGATATATTATCGTTATATAATGAGATAAACAAATTATAAATAATTTTTTGGTTTTAATATGTGTCTGGCAATTCCGTTAAAAATTAAAAAAATTGAAGGCGATTGGGCCGTGGCAAGCGACGGGAACTTGGAGAAGAAAGTGAACCTCTCGCTTGTTAAGGGCGTGGAAGTCGGAGATTATGTTCTCGCTCACGCGGATATGGCATTGAACAAAGTGGAAAAAGACGAAGCGGAAAGAATTTTAGAGATGACGTCTAATTTAGAAGAGCATAATTGCGAATGCCATGAAAAATAAAGGGATTTACTTTGCTTACGCCGCCGCTTTAATAAGCGGGGTTTCTGTTTTTTTAAATAAGTTCGCGGTGGGTATTTGGGACAATTCTTCGGTTTTTACCACGGCTAAAAATTTGGTTGTGGTGTTTCTTCTGACTTCCTTGCTTCTGTCTCTTAAAAAAATCGGTGAACTGAAAAAGTTGTCAAAAAAACAGTGGCTGCAGATGGTTCTTATCGGTTTTATTGGCGGAAGCATTCCTTTTTTGCTGTTTTTTAAGGGTTTGTCATCGGCTTCGGCCACGAATGCCGCTTTTATACACAAAACGCTTTTTGTCTGGGTGGCTGTCTTGGCCCTGCCTTTTTTGAAAGAAAAAATTTCTTTTTTGCAGCTTATCGCTCTTGGGGCGCTTTTCGGCGGAGTATATTTGTTTTCATCTCCATCCGATTTTAAGATCGGACACGGCGAATTTTTAATTTTCGCGGCTACCTTGATGTGGGCCGTTGAGAATATAATTGCCAAAAAAGTTTTGAAAAATATTTCCTCTTTGGCGGTCGGTTGGGGAAGAATGTTTTTCGGTTCTGCTTTTCTGCTGATGTTTTTGATGTTTACGGGAAATATCTCCGGTCTGTTTTATGGCGTCTCCGGAAAGGGATTTGGCTGGTTGATTTTTTGCTGTTTTCTTCTTTTTGCTTATGTCATCACTTGGTATTCCGCTTTAAAACGATTGCCGGCCATGGTAGTCAGTTCAATTTTGGTTTTGGCCGCTCCCATTACTTCGCTTTTGAATTCTGTTTTTGTCGCTCATCAAATTAAAACAGATTTAATTTTTCCGATTTTTTTAATATTGTTTGGAGTTTTACTCATCGGCAATTTACATGAACGGTTTGCAGCTTTTCATCAAGTACGCTCTTCCTCCTAATGTTTTGGGGTATTGCGGACCCGAAGGACTATCCGCGCAAAAAAACAACGCAGAGGAGTTAAGAAATCTTCTTTCTCGATTTGAGGGCGCGGTGCCTTACCTGCGTCTTATCGCTTTGTCCAATGGGATAAAAGACGAGTTTGACGAGCGGGTGGTGGAAGCTTATTGGTTGGGGAACGACCTGCTTTTGAATGTGCTTAATAAAGATTTGTACGACAGCATTGAGGAGCGTTTTGAAAAGAAAATGAAAAACAAAGAATGGAGATGGTTGGTTTCGCAGTCTATCCCTCAAGCCAAGCCCCATCATGTTTTTCATGTTTTTGAAATTTATCGCCGCGCAGGACTTCTGCGTTCCGGAGCAAAAGACAAAATTTTGGAGACAATGGATAATTGCCGCATCGGGTGGGGAACGGTTAAATCAATCAACGGAGGTTTTGCTTTGGTCGCGTATTCGCCTTTGGAATTTAGAGAAAAAAAATTGTGTTTTGGAAAATCAACCGCAAAAAATTTTTTACTGTTGGATCCGTCCGTTAAAATCGGCGACGAAGTTTCTTTTCACTGGAATCATGTCTGCGATAAAATTACTCCGGATCAAAAAAGAAACTTGGCTTATTGGACCGATTTTCACTTAAAATTGGTGAACAAGACCATTTGATTTGAAGAAAAAACAGAAAAAACTTGTTCGCGGGATAAAAAAGGCGTTTTTTCCGTTAAAACGCCTTTTTTATCCACACTTTTGGATATAATTCATCGCAATCTTTTTTGTGCGGGCTATAATTAAAATAGCCCATGGATGAGCCTGATATTCAAAAAATTCACAAAATTTTTCCGGATAAAATTTCTCTAAAACACGCTGCTAAAAATTACGGATATACTCAACAGCATTTGGGGCTTCTTTGCCGTCGAGGCGAGCTTAAGTCAATGAGAATCGGCAAGAAGTGGTTTACAAAAATTGAATGGATGGAAGAGTATCTAAAAAAAGTGGAAGAACAATATAATAGTCAGGAAAACTATTTTACCGTCAATAAAAATTCTTTTGACAGCCCAAGTTCTAA of Candidatus Paceibacterota bacterium contains these proteins:
- a CDS encoding type II secretion system F family protein, translated to MPIFKFTAKNLNGSSLNGAREAEDKFDLGRKLKAEGYMLVECSEEKTGRKAASFFSGILGGVPLEEKMIFTRNLAVMISAGLPLARALKVLTKQAKSKKFKDALSDISDMLSKGKPLHESLDKYPKIFSHLYVAMVKAGERSGKIDGALKLVAQQLENDFILKRKVRGAMIYPAILVCAMVAIGILMLIYVVPTLVSTFDELGVDLPASTQVIVWLSNSLISNSFVILVFAVILFLAAVWLLRMPAVKKGIDFSFLYLPIISPLVRKINSARFARTLSSLISSGVDILEAFDMTAGVTQNFYYKKIIASAKQEIQKGSSISAPFKQADNVFPPLIGEMISVGEETGKLSEMLLQIAEFYEGEVSEATKDLATVIEPVLMVIIGAVVGFFAISMIKPMYSMMGGV
- a CDS encoding prepilin-type N-terminal cleavage/methylation domain-containing protein; protein product: MGKIKINRGFSLVEVIVGTALMLVIFVGLFEAYRMVFKMIGQSRSRITATSLSNKQIETARNLPYSSVGVVGGFPEGVLESSTTTVSNNILFTIENRVDFVVDSSDGVASPEDDCPNDYKRIETKVSWSDGFGGEVVAGSDIAPENLSQECSSDGGILSVSVFDSHGQMVFSPLIEIKDPLTGEVVKSASPSSGQHYFSLATSTYKISVSASGFSSENTYASGDIYGGTTIITPEKPNLAVLEGLLSQSSLSIDRTGVFSVDTSSPWGSDSFSDSFVDESKILEKSDVAVSSGDAMLAIGADGYFLSGYLLSVGSSPVNISNWDEFSFSDNEPAGADLKYQIYYSSSTDWYLVPEEDLAGNSEGFDISPVDLSGLPIADYAGLRLKANFSTESTTTTSVLENWSLSWITSDPTPIPGATFSLRGEKSVGDDEFGDPIYKYLESFESDSSGHKDISDLEWDSYTFSTEPAGGLNLVDINPSPQPIGLSPLENISVVLYLDSSNSCLITLEDDITLEPIFSGSIRMYNSGLGYDETQYTDERGQTLFIPLDAGTYNLEISGPGYASENSSVSVSGNTLKTIGLEQVE
- a CDS encoding prepilin-type N-terminal cleavage/methylation domain-containing protein; the encoded protein is MKNYSKKGFTLIETVIAIAIFALAMTAVSSFILMLYRSQHYSWEQSIAVDEARKGVETMIKELREAHEGDDGSYVIEKADDKEIVFYSDIDQDDETERVRYFLGNVNSGSQVKTCVTYTSGGSCSVSFSDFFTGTLLSVQVQVSVEGDFGASNEEADVYADSVYLNEICDSGCQDCPGAWQGTSVYDVFSYAGDNSIQFVADANSHVGPNCDWQEPDHSMKARFELTWTEETMGTDLKKGVIEPTSAPVEYPLAQEQISVLSSYVINAPPIFEYFDKNGDKIIDSPARLIDTKMMKIFMVIDADTENDPPAYELESNVRLRNLKNE
- a CDS encoding PHP domain-containing protein, which gives rise to MESLKKTAKRLSIISIAAFVVIFLAISAYGNSSTEKELKSAKKIPENKQENGAFSVKAGFHIHTGDDVIDNLSYSTYDLIDTAKKMNFDAIALTFHENVLEHEKYERYAEYAADKNILLIRGIEADIEGKDVVILNCPENAEDIKNFEELREYKKQNPQIFVFAPHPFVPDSKSLFQLLEKNIDIFDAIELSIFSNETFNFNEKAEKIAEKYNKQLIATADVHFQGMLNRGYVILNVEEKTPEKIFQRIKSGKIENRLDPLTPEEMFAHKIKFSYIWRAVSSAVLEK
- a CDS encoding HypC/HybG/HupF family hydrogenase formation chaperone yields the protein MCLAIPLKIKKIEGDWAVASDGNLEKKVNLSLVKGVEVGDYVLAHADMALNKVEKDEAERILEMTSNLEEHNCECHEK
- a CDS encoding DMT family transporter, translating into MKNKGIYFAYAAALISGVSVFLNKFAVGIWDNSSVFTTAKNLVVVFLLTSLLLSLKKIGELKKLSKKQWLQMVLIGFIGGSIPFLLFFKGLSSASATNAAFIHKTLFVWVAVLALPFLKEKISFLQLIALGALFGGVYLFSSPSDFKIGHGEFLIFAATLMWAVENIIAKKVLKNISSLAVGWGRMFFGSAFLLMFLMFTGNISGLFYGVSGKGFGWLIFCCFLLFAYVITWYSALKRLPAMVVSSILVLAAPITSLLNSVFVAHQIKTDLIFPIFLILFGVLLIGNLHERFAAFHQVRSSS
- a CDS encoding DUF6390 family protein, which codes for MNGLQLFIKYALPPNVLGYCGPEGLSAQKNNAEELRNLLSRFEGAVPYLRLIALSNGIKDEFDERVVEAYWLGNDLLLNVLNKDLYDSIEERFEKKMKNKEWRWLVSQSIPQAKPHHVFHVFEIYRRAGLLRSGAKDKILETMDNCRIGWGTVKSINGGFALVAYSPLEFREKKLCFGKSTAKNFLLLDPSVKIGDEVSFHWNHVCDKITPDQKRNLAYWTDFHLKLVNKTI